The Methylotenera sp. G11 genome includes a window with the following:
- a CDS encoding PepSY domain-containing protein: MKTFTRNLVILSLLSFGTLSAAYADDDIQEMESIAKGLGLISLEEAKTKALAAKPGVVKDAELEGRKFGKGWDYEFEIVDADGREWEVNIDAKTGAVTGTSRDWF, encoded by the coding sequence ATGAAAACATTTACCCGCAACTTAGTCATATTAAGCCTGCTGTCATTCGGCACGTTATCAGCCGCCTATGCGGATGATGACATTCAGGAAATGGAATCCATCGCCAAAGGCCTGGGCCTGATTTCGCTGGAAGAGGCGAAAACGAAAGCGCTGGCGGCAAAACCCGGCGTGGTAAAAGACGCAGAGCTGGAAGGCCGCAAGTTTGGCAAAGGCTGGGATTATGAATTTGAAATCGTTGATGCCGATGGCCGTGAGTGGGAGGTGAACATCGATGCCAAGACCGGCGCCGTAACCGGCACCAGCCGCGACTGGTTCTGA
- a CDS encoding APC family permease — protein MCDDVVSGNASLHRTINWTGAFWVASGVPALVLFSMGAIAATVGKPAWLVWMISIGFGFIQAFTYAEIAGLFPHKTGGASVYGAVAWVRYSKFVAPLSIWCNWVAWSPVLSIGSGLAAGYILTAMFAPDAAINTWQLTLLDLGMLKEGLTLRINATFIIGAALLMLVYFIQNGGILRSAKTTMVLGLAALVPLVLIGLVPLVTGDMPVDYFFPLSPLAYDSVGNVIDGLWDMNGWVLMAGGLFIAAWSTYGFETAVCYTREFKDPKKDTFKAIFYSGLLCVGVFTLVPLAFQGHLGLGQLVTPAVTDASGAVTSAAVYDGMLAPDIYSGMGVAKALSNILGTSAFIANLVVVMLVLALLLAIMTTMSGASRTLYQGSADGLLPKFLSKVNEHGAPTSAMWANMGFNFILLMMSDYMFLLAAANVSYIIFNFLNLNAGWIHRMDRPDWERPYKAPTILIVLGTTLAFVNITVMGLGANIWGAGTLMSGLVMAGAVIPIFIWRHYIVDKGVFPKEMLEDMYLATDDDGKSSKAGVLPYVALAAAVVIVFVTSQLAS, from the coding sequence ATGTGTGACGATGTAGTATCAGGCAATGCCTCACTGCATCGAACCATTAACTGGACTGGGGCGTTTTGGGTAGCGAGTGGTGTACCTGCTTTAGTGTTGTTTTCTATGGGTGCAATTGCAGCTACGGTAGGTAAACCAGCTTGGCTGGTGTGGATGATATCCATTGGGTTCGGATTTATACAGGCATTTACTTATGCTGAAATCGCAGGGCTCTTTCCGCATAAAACAGGGGGCGCTTCCGTATACGGTGCCGTGGCATGGGTAAGGTACAGCAAGTTTGTGGCACCGCTTTCCATCTGGTGTAACTGGGTAGCCTGGTCGCCGGTGCTTTCCATCGGTTCCGGCCTTGCGGCAGGTTATATCCTGACTGCCATGTTTGCTCCCGATGCGGCAATTAATACCTGGCAGCTTACATTGCTGGATCTGGGCATGCTTAAAGAGGGCCTGACGCTGCGTATCAATGCCACCTTTATTATCGGTGCTGCATTACTGATGCTGGTGTATTTTATCCAGAACGGCGGTATCCTGCGCTCAGCCAAAACCACCATGGTACTTGGTTTGGCAGCGCTGGTGCCTTTAGTGCTGATCGGCCTGGTGCCGCTGGTAACCGGTGATATGCCTGTAGATTACTTCTTCCCATTATCGCCTTTGGCCTATGACAGTGTAGGTAATGTTATCGATGGCCTGTGGGACATGAACGGTTGGGTGTTGATGGCTGGTGGCCTGTTTATTGCAGCCTGGTCTACCTATGGTTTTGAAACAGCAGTCTGCTATACACGTGAATTCAAAGATCCTAAAAAAGATACTTTCAAGGCCATCTTTTATTCAGGTTTGCTCTGCGTTGGCGTATTTACATTGGTTCCGCTGGCATTCCAGGGGCACCTTGGTTTAGGCCAGCTGGTGACACCGGCAGTGACTGATGCAAGCGGCGCAGTGACCAGTGCAGCGGTGTACGACGGTATGCTGGCACCTGATATCTACAGTGGTATGGGTGTTGCAAAAGCTTTGTCAAACATTCTTGGCACCAGTGCTTTCATTGCCAACCTGGTTGTAGTGATGCTGGTATTGGCATTGCTGCTGGCAATCATGACAACGATGTCCGGTGCATCACGTACGCTTTACCAGGGTTCAGCGGATGGTCTGCTGCCTAAGTTCCTGTCAAAAGTGAACGAGCATGGCGCGCCTACCAGCGCAATGTGGGCAAACATGGGCTTTAACTTTATACTGCTGATGATGTCTGATTATATGTTCCTGCTGGCAGCGGCCAACGTCAGCTACATCATTTTCAACTTCCTGAACCTGAATGCAGGCTGGATTCACCGTATGGACCGCCCGGACTGGGAACGACCATACAAAGCACCAACCATCCTGATCGTACTTGGCACGACATTGGCATTCGTCAATATTACAGTGATGGGTCTGGGCGCCAATATCTGGGGTGCAGGCACCCTGATGAGCGGCCTGGTGATGGCCGGCGCTGTGATCCCAATCTTTATCTGGCGCCATTACATTGTCGATAAAGGCGTGTTCCCTAAAGAAATGCTGGAAGATATGTATCTGGCTACGGATGATGACGGTAAATCATCAAAAGCCGGTGTGCTGCCTTACGTGGCCCTGGCTGCTGCGGTAGTGATCGTGTTTGTTACAAGTCAATTAGCCTCATAA
- a CDS encoding thioredoxin family protein, with protein MQADHHTLKRADLDQLAGPTVIEFGAVWCGYCQAAQTLIAAALGAYPNVRHIRIEDGKGKPLGRSYSVKLWPTLVFLKDGIESGRLVRPADTGMITDALKQISAR; from the coding sequence ATGCAGGCAGATCATCATACATTGAAAAGGGCAGACCTGGACCAGCTGGCAGGTCCGACAGTCATAGAGTTCGGGGCCGTCTGGTGCGGATACTGCCAGGCAGCACAAACACTCATTGCCGCCGCCTTGGGCGCATACCCGAACGTCAGGCATATCAGGATAGAAGATGGCAAAGGCAAACCCCTCGGGCGTTCATATTCGGTGAAGCTGTGGCCCACACTAGTTTTTCTGAAAGATGGCATCGAGTCCGGTCGCCTGGTGCGCCCGGCTGACACAGGCATGATTACCGACGCATTAAAACAGATATCTGCACGCTGA
- a CDS encoding histidine kinase, producing the protein MQNILNIFKTLRSYIINHKLYANLHLLVFSLVLTVVVIQASSLFLYDYIPNHLATIGQAYKDQSLWKLEVYKLERTPELKGEDFVHLNASLSNFNDRPYVWSKSQHDTKLAGAYDKLYQAHQKFSSARVRGVAKYQLLEYARDVIGAYDEFIEASQSDIIIKQSVVQIMQLVCVFITISIGACIMFALWGVLITRLGKIYELIPEDLLPEDKNYQYEDELERLEKLTAEISARLEGFQVESAWTNKNSMERMRKMLVSQDFLFKLAKLVAKSDLSEMTIKKILYSMESTLAVKNVALIFSDSGSRITPQRALYSNSWPLSFDESMFDTNLHMLTVNHETKLIKGECIQCVTIPLPGPSRWLGILLIETEANHYFEDTEIQLIEVTSQMLALSMGFQAREQEGRRVALLEERAVIARELHDSLAQSLSYMKFQLARLQSNYGPGLAESGAAVIVDDLREGLDNAYRELRELLTTFRVQMDVRGLDHVLEETINEFSSRSNLSIALDNRLQECRLTVNEEFHLLHVIREALSNIVRHSGADKVTISLVLQSTGDVVVTVDDNGIGSSFDESKPHHYGLAIMTERAHCLGGSIEITPRRLGGMRVRLQFRPKSDGV; encoded by the coding sequence ATGCAAAATATTTTAAATATCTTTAAGACCTTACGCAGTTACATCATCAATCACAAGCTTTATGCAAACCTGCATCTGCTGGTGTTTTCATTGGTGCTGACGGTGGTCGTCATCCAGGCGAGCTCCCTGTTTCTGTATGATTACATCCCGAATCACCTGGCGACGATCGGCCAGGCCTACAAAGACCAGTCGCTGTGGAAACTGGAGGTTTATAAACTGGAGCGTACCCCGGAACTGAAGGGTGAGGATTTTGTTCACCTGAATGCCAGTTTAAGCAACTTTAACGACCGCCCCTATGTATGGAGCAAAAGCCAGCATGATACCAAGCTGGCAGGCGCCTACGACAAGCTGTATCAGGCACATCAGAAATTTTCTTCGGCGCGTGTGCGCGGAGTCGCGAAATACCAGCTGCTGGAATACGCCCGTGATGTGATCGGCGCTTATGATGAATTTATCGAAGCGTCTCAAAGCGACATCATCATTAAACAATCCGTAGTGCAGATCATGCAGCTGGTCTGTGTCTTTATCACGATATCCATCGGGGCATGCATCATGTTTGCCTTATGGGGCGTGCTGATCACGCGGCTCGGCAAGATCTATGAGCTGATACCGGAAGACCTGCTGCCGGAAGACAAGAATTATCAGTATGAAGATGAGCTGGAACGGCTGGAAAAGTTAACGGCGGAGATCTCGGCCAGGCTTGAAGGTTTCCAGGTTGAAAGCGCATGGACCAACAAGAACAGCATGGAAAGAATGCGTAAGATGCTGGTTTCGCAGGACTTCCTGTTCAAGCTCGCAAAGCTGGTGGCGAAGTCGGATTTAAGTGAAATGACGATCAAGAAAATTCTTTATTCCATGGAGAGTACCCTGGCCGTCAAGAATGTAGCGCTGATATTCAGTGACAGCGGTTCCCGCATCACGCCGCAGCGCGCGCTGTATTCCAATAGCTGGCCCTTGTCTTTTGATGAAAGCATGTTTGACACGAACCTGCACATGCTGACGGTGAATCATGAAACCAAACTCATCAAAGGCGAGTGCATACAATGCGTCACGATCCCGTTGCCTGGCCCAAGCCGGTGGTTAGGGATATTGCTGATCGAAACCGAGGCGAATCATTATTTTGAAGATACTGAAATCCAGCTGATCGAGGTGACCTCCCAGATGCTGGCGCTTTCTATGGGTTTCCAGGCCAGGGAGCAGGAGGGCCGCCGGGTCGCTTTGCTGGAAGAACGTGCCGTCATCGCCAGGGAACTGCATGACTCTCTGGCGCAATCCCTGTCTTATATGAAATTCCAGCTGGCGCGCCTGCAGTCGAACTATGGCCCCGGCCTGGCTGAATCCGGCGCGGCGGTGATTGTTGATGATTTGCGGGAAGGGCTGGATAATGCATACCGTGAACTCAGGGAACTGCTGACAACGTTCAGGGTGCAGATGGATGTGCGCGGGCTCGACCATGTGCTTGAGGAAACCATCAATGAGTTTTCCAGCCGATCAAACTTGTCCATTGCACTGGATAACAGGTTGCAGGAATGCAGGCTCACGGTGAATGAAGAATTTCACCTGCTGCATGTGATACGCGAGGCCCTGTCTAATATCGTGCGGCATTCAGGTGCCGATAAGGTCACGATTTCCCTGGTTTTGCAGTCAACAGGGGATGTGGTGGTGACAGTGGATGATAATGGTATTGGTTCTTCATTTGATGAGTCGAAGCCACACCATTATGGATTAGCGATTATGACGGAGCGCGCCCATTGTCTGGGTGGCAGTATTGAAATCACACCTCGCCGCCTCGGTGGGATGCGTGTGCGCCTGCAGTTCAGGCCAAAGAGTGATGGTGTTTAG
- a CDS encoding response regulator transcription factor: MRLLLAEDDIKLGPQLQSALQRAGYAADLAVDGIEAQTMGELEPYDLIVLDLGLPKRPGLEVLANWRGRQLHTPVIILTARAGWQEKVAGFNAGADDYLGKPFQIEELLARISAVLKRSSAKVIGELHHAHIKLDEQTQTVILNNGERHNLTGTEFRLLRYFMLHPGHVLSKTILTEHVYEYDEDKDSNVIEVYINRLRQKIGAGLIQTRRGQGYVFSGDQ; the protein is encoded by the coding sequence ATGCGCTTATTACTGGCTGAAGATGACATTAAACTGGGGCCGCAGCTGCAATCCGCCCTGCAGCGTGCCGGCTATGCGGCAGACCTGGCTGTAGACGGCATTGAGGCACAGACGATGGGGGAACTGGAGCCTTATGACCTGATCGTACTCGACCTGGGCTTGCCTAAGCGCCCCGGGCTGGAAGTGCTGGCTAACTGGCGAGGCAGGCAACTGCATACACCCGTCATTATCCTGACTGCACGCGCAGGCTGGCAGGAAAAAGTCGCCGGATTCAATGCGGGCGCCGATGATTACCTGGGCAAGCCTTTCCAGATCGAAGAACTGCTGGCGCGTATCAGCGCAGTGCTGAAACGAAGCTCTGCCAAGGTCATCGGCGAACTTCATCACGCACACATCAAACTGGATGAACAGACCCAGACGGTGATTCTGAACAATGGCGAGCGCCACAACCTGACAGGAACGGAATTCCGCCTGCTGCGTTATTTCATGCTGCACCCCGGCCATGTGCTCTCAAAAACGATCCTGACCGAGCATGTATACGAATATGACGAAGACAAGGACAGCAACGTGATCGAGGTGTATATCAACCGCCTGCGGCAGAAAATTGGCGCCGGGCTTATTCAGACCAGGCGCGGCCAGGGCTATGTTTTCAGTGGTGATCAGTGA
- the ftsE gene encoding cell division ATP-binding protein FtsE: MIQFDQVSKRYPGSDQILKNVSFNIGAGEFVYVTGHSGAGKSTLLKLIAATELPTSGTVLIAHQNVSKLKSSAIPFLRRRFGLIFQDHKLLYDRNCFENVILPLRINGVSEQEAAKRVRAALDKVGLLNKEKVMPITLSGGEQQRLAIARAVVSRPSILLADEPTGNLDASYAADIMAIFQAFNQVGVTVIMSTHDALGMSANQSRVLHLDHGLLTENPFMQKTLNLETAPTEKFSS, translated from the coding sequence ATGATCCAATTTGACCAAGTCAGCAAACGCTACCCGGGTAGTGACCAGATATTAAAAAACGTCAGCTTCAATATTGGTGCAGGCGAGTTCGTGTATGTCACCGGCCATTCCGGAGCAGGTAAAAGCACCCTGCTTAAATTGATTGCCGCAACGGAACTGCCTACCAGCGGCACGGTGCTGATCGCCCACCAGAACGTCAGCAAACTTAAATCTTCAGCCATTCCTTTTCTGCGCCGCAGGTTCGGGCTTATTTTCCAGGATCACAAGCTGCTGTATGACCGCAACTGCTTTGAAAATGTCATATTGCCTTTGCGTATTAACGGCGTTTCCGAACAGGAAGCGGCCAAGCGTGTGCGAGCCGCGCTGGATAAAGTCGGCCTGCTCAATAAAGAAAAAGTCATGCCTATCACACTCTCCGGCGGCGAACAGCAGCGGCTGGCGATTGCGCGCGCCGTGGTAAGCCGGCCATCGATACTGCTTGCGGATGAGCCGACCGGCAACCTGGATGCAAGCTATGCCGCCGACATCATGGCTATTTTCCAGGCATTCAACCAGGTAGGCGTCACCGTGATCATGTCTACCCACGATGCCCTGGGCATGAGCGCAAACCAGAGCCGGGTGCTGCACCTGGACCATGGCCTGCTCACCGAAAACCCGTTCATGCAAAAGACTTTGAACCTTGAAACAGCACCAACGGAAAAATTTTCATCATGA
- a CDS encoding ATP-binding protein — MASLKGRLTWGLILSLIVLLTLQWAVVTYTINKLTENQMIDRLQREGETLLAGAHFDADGQLVLDAKHLSAIYQRPFSGYYYVIISGQQRLPSRSLWDADLDIKPLQTGVQANLYLPGPEQQPLLAVAHGYQKQQRPITIAIAENLTSLQSGMSRFQLTYALVSLAGLIALLAIQWLIVAHALLPLRGIQENIARLGRGEVSQIETKGPAEVAPLIEELNRLLAAMHDKSRRSRESLGNLAHALKTRLTLLNQAAERPEINALPEIRRDIYAATDAISQSIERELKRARLIGDTHPMRKVDLKTEIAQLTHTLRLMYADKAVNITWEITGNTQFHGDQEDLLEMLGNLLDNACKWCRRNVSLTASGADAPVFIVEDDGPGCAAPELDSLTRRGFRADESKPGSGLGLAIVHDIAGSYGATLTFGRSAALGGLRAEVRFKPYNS; from the coding sequence ATGGCATCGCTCAAAGGACGCCTGACCTGGGGGCTGATATTAAGCCTGATCGTGTTACTCACCCTGCAGTGGGCGGTGGTCACCTATACGATCAACAAACTGACCGAAAACCAGATGATAGACCGCCTTCAGCGCGAAGGTGAAACGCTGTTAGCAGGCGCTCACTTTGATGCTGACGGCCAGCTGGTACTGGATGCTAAACACCTCAGTGCAATTTACCAACGGCCATTCTCGGGTTATTACTATGTCATCATTTCCGGCCAGCAACGCCTGCCTTCACGCTCGCTGTGGGATGCAGACCTCGATATCAAGCCACTGCAAACCGGCGTGCAGGCCAACCTCTACCTGCCCGGACCGGAACAGCAGCCCTTGCTGGCCGTAGCGCACGGTTACCAGAAACAACAGCGGCCGATTACGATCGCCATCGCAGAAAACCTGACCTCGCTGCAAAGCGGCATGAGCCGTTTCCAGCTGACTTACGCTTTAGTATCCCTGGCCGGCCTGATTGCCCTGCTGGCGATACAGTGGCTGATCGTAGCCCACGCGCTGCTGCCGCTGCGCGGCATACAGGAGAACATTGCCAGACTGGGGCGCGGTGAAGTCAGCCAGATTGAAACCAAAGGCCCGGCGGAAGTAGCGCCCCTGATCGAGGAACTCAATCGTCTCCTGGCGGCAATGCATGACAAATCGCGCCGCTCGCGTGAATCATTAGGCAACCTTGCACATGCACTCAAAACCAGGCTGACACTGCTTAACCAGGCGGCAGAACGCCCGGAAATCAATGCCCTGCCCGAGATACGCCGCGATATTTATGCCGCGACGGATGCCATCAGCCAAAGTATAGAGCGGGAACTGAAACGCGCCCGCTTGATCGGGGACACGCACCCGATGCGGAAAGTTGACCTCAAAACTGAAATCGCCCAGCTCACGCATACGCTGCGCCTGATGTACGCAGACAAAGCCGTCAACATCACCTGGGAAATTACCGGGAACACCCAGTTTCACGGGGACCAGGAAGACCTGTTGGAAATGCTGGGCAACCTGCTTGATAATGCCTGCAAGTGGTGCCGACGCAATGTTTCGCTCACGGCAAGCGGCGCTGATGCGCCCGTTTTCATTGTAGAAGATGACGGCCCCGGCTGCGCGGCACCTGAACTGGACTCACTGACCCGCCGCGGTTTCCGCGCGGATGAATCCAAACCGGGCAGCGGGCTCGGGCTCGCGATCGTTCATGACATTGCCGGCAGCTACGGCGCAACCCTGACTTTCGGCAGATCCGCCGCATTGGGCGGCCTGCGTGCAGAAGTCAGGTTCAAGCCTTATAACAGCTAA
- a CDS encoding PepSY domain-containing protein, with protein sequence MTARFNISKLPATAGLWLAALTVLLVLAVSFVWADESPLTARKLSEAGLILPLEKITSSAKAIKPGKILETELELKNGAYIYEVEILDNKSQVWELKLDAKTGKLLKMERDD encoded by the coding sequence ATGACGGCCAGATTTAACATCTCGAAACTTCCTGCTACCGCAGGCTTATGGCTTGCCGCACTCACAGTGCTGCTGGTGCTCGCCGTTTCTTTTGTCTGGGCAGACGAAAGCCCGCTCACCGCACGCAAACTATCCGAAGCCGGGCTGATCCTGCCTTTGGAAAAAATCACCAGCTCTGCCAAAGCCATCAAGCCAGGGAAAATTCTGGAAACCGAGCTTGAACTAAAAAATGGCGCCTACATTTACGAAGTCGAGATACTGGATAATAAAAGCCAGGTCTGGGAATTAAAGCTGGATGCCAAGACTGGCAAACTGCTGAAAATGGAGCGTGACGATTAA
- the ribH gene encoding 6,7-dimethyl-8-ribityllumazine synthase yields the protein MREIEKNLNGQGMQIGIVLSRFNSNIGDGLLSACTTELLRLGVDSNDITIATIPGALEAPLILQRMAWSENYDALIALGAIIRGETYHFEVVSNESARGIVEVQFNSGIPVANAILTTEDDDQAIARMHIKGTEAAQVAVEMYNLIQAL from the coding sequence GTGAGAGAAATTGAAAAAAACCTAAATGGCCAGGGCATGCAGATCGGTATCGTGCTATCCAGATTCAACAGCAACATCGGTGACGGCTTGCTGAGCGCATGCACAACTGAATTGCTCAGGCTGGGCGTAGACAGCAATGACATCACTATCGCCACGATTCCCGGCGCACTCGAAGCACCACTGATATTGCAGCGCATGGCCTGGAGTGAAAACTACGATGCCTTGATTGCACTGGGCGCCATCATCCGCGGTGAGACCTATCATTTCGAAGTGGTTTCCAATGAATCGGCACGCGGCATCGTGGAAGTACAATTCAATAGCGGGATACCGGTAGCCAATGCAATACTGACCACCGAAGACGACGACCAGGCCATCGCCCGCATGCACATCAAAGGTACAGAAGCGGCGCAGGTCGCAGTTGAAATGTACAACCTGATACAAGCGCTGTAA
- the ftsX gene encoding permease-like cell division protein FtsX, translating into MITWLNHHLQAIKLVLSRMRTNLLSTFMICLVVGVAMCLPSLFYLAVDNLSKLTDHMKSETEISLFLKLDATAANIAEIDAVLAKNTAIHQYHLVTRDEAWQQLQAKSKDNSNISSAIEQLGKNPLPDAFYIQAKSADPDTLETLRNTLQSIPGVEQAILNADWAKRLATLLGIGKKLTFFITALLAIVLLVIIGNTVRMQILTQKDEIEVSYLIGATNSFIRMPFLYAGILYGLFGGLLSVLMVGGIIQTFNYSVMEISRLYGSDFSLEIVNAELYLVIIGMAVAIGWIGSYLAVTRAISAIKIS; encoded by the coding sequence ATGATTACCTGGCTGAACCATCATTTGCAGGCTATTAAACTCGTGCTGTCGCGCATGCGCACCAACCTGCTCTCCACCTTCATGATTTGCCTGGTGGTAGGCGTTGCCATGTGTTTACCGAGCCTGTTTTACCTTGCCGTGGATAACCTGTCCAAGCTGACAGACCATATGAAGAGCGAAACAGAAATCAGCCTGTTTCTGAAACTGGACGCAACGGCAGCCAATATCGCCGAGATCGATGCGGTATTAGCCAAGAATACCGCAATCCATCAATATCACCTGGTCACCAGGGATGAAGCCTGGCAGCAATTACAGGCAAAATCCAAAGACAACAGCAACATCAGCAGCGCCATCGAGCAGCTCGGCAAGAACCCGCTCCCTGACGCATTCTATATCCAGGCAAAATCTGCCGACCCCGATACGCTGGAAACCCTGAGAAACACATTGCAGAGCATTCCAGGCGTAGAGCAGGCTATACTCAATGCTGACTGGGCAAAGCGTCTTGCAACATTGCTGGGCATAGGCAAAAAACTGACCTTCTTCATTACGGCACTACTCGCTATCGTGCTGCTGGTCATCATCGGCAATACGGTACGTATGCAGATCCTGACCCAGAAAGATGAAATTGAAGTGAGCTACCTGATCGGCGCAACCAACAGCTTTATCAGAATGCCTTTTCTTTACGCCGGCATTTTATATGGGCTGTTTGGCGGCCTGCTTTCAGTGCTGATGGTGGGCGGCATCATCCAGACCTTCAACTATTCCGTCATGGAAATATCCAGGCTTTACGGCAGCGACTTCAGCCTGGAAATCGTGAATGCCGAGCTTTACCTGGTGATCATCGGCATGGCCGTAGCCATCGGCTGGATAGGTTCATACCTGGCGGTCACCCGCGCCATCAGCGCGATCAAAATTAGCTAA
- the narL gene encoding two-component system response regulator NarL, with product METTTTVVIIDDHALFRRGVRQMISSDPEFTVVGEAASGLEGLEVVAELKPGLVLVDLNMKGMNGIETVARIKEAKLESKCIMLTVSDAEADLLEALRAGADGYLLKDMEPEDLCASLKKAMSGMTILHESLTEILKNALIHPTLNKKDEDVSLTEREREILECLAKGLNNKTIARALGISDTTVKVHIKHLLSKLKLTSRLEAAVWAHSKK from the coding sequence ATGGAAACGACAACGACAGTAGTTATTATTGATGACCATGCCTTGTTCCGCAGGGGTGTCAGGCAGATGATTTCCTCTGATCCTGAATTTACCGTGGTCGGCGAAGCCGCATCCGGCCTCGAGGGCCTGGAGGTGGTTGCGGAACTTAAGCCGGGCCTGGTGCTGGTTGACCTCAATATGAAAGGCATGAACGGCATTGAAACGGTGGCGCGCATCAAAGAAGCCAAGCTGGAGTCGAAATGTATCATGCTGACGGTGTCCGATGCGGAGGCTGACCTGCTTGAAGCGTTACGCGCAGGTGCCGACGGTTACCTGCTGAAGGATATGGAGCCCGAGGATCTATGTGCCAGCCTTAAAAAAGCCATGTCCGGCATGACCATTCTGCATGAGAGCCTGACCGAGATCCTGAAGAATGCGCTGATTCACCCGACGCTGAATAAAAAGGATGAAGATGTTTCGCTGACCGAGCGCGAGCGGGAAATCCTTGAGTGTCTTGCGAAAGGGTTGAACAACAAGACGATTGCCAGGGCTTTAGGCATCAGCGATACCACCGTGAAAGTACATATCAAGCACTTGCTGAGCAAGCTGAAATTAACAAGCCGCCTGGAGGCGGCAGTGTGGGCGCATAGCAAAAAGTAA
- a CDS encoding DUF4202 domain-containing protein yields MILNAERFERAIAGFDALNRQDPSFDESAGQAIPKELLYSERMSAMLRRYAPDASEALQLAARCQHIQRWKIARASYPMTKPGYYQWRTELKSFHAGIARQVLTDVGYDEATVARVCALVGKTLPVADVEAQTLEDVVVLVFLESYLAQFVASHNDYDAAKFADILNKTLRKTSARARSAAQAMIDLPADLRPLVVSLLVQFEAH; encoded by the coding sequence ATGATATTGAATGCAGAGCGCTTCGAGCGGGCGATCGCAGGCTTTGATGCCTTGAACAGGCAGGATCCGAGTTTTGATGAGTCCGCGGGACAGGCTATCCCGAAAGAACTGCTTTATTCCGAGCGCATGAGCGCCATGCTCAGGCGCTATGCTCCCGATGCTTCAGAGGCGCTGCAGCTCGCGGCCAGGTGCCAGCATATACAGCGCTGGAAAATCGCCCGTGCCAGCTACCCGATGACAAAGCCGGGTTATTACCAGTGGCGAACCGAGCTGAAATCCTTTCATGCCGGCATTGCACGCCAGGTGCTGACCGATGTCGGCTATGATGAGGCGACCGTGGCACGCGTATGTGCGCTGGTCGGTAAAACCCTGCCTGTGGCCGATGTCGAGGCGCAAACGCTGGAAGATGTAGTCGTGCTGGTGTTTCTGGAGAGCTACCTTGCGCAGTTCGTGGCCAGCCACAATGATTACGATGCGGCAAAGTTTGCAGATATCCTGAATAAAACCTTAAGAAAAACCTCCGCACGTGCGCGCAGCGCAGCACAGGCCATGATCGATCTGCCGGCTGACCTCAGGCCCCTCGTCGTGTCGCTGCTGGTGCAGTTTGAAGCGCATTGA